DNA from Triplophysa dalaica isolate WHDGS20190420 chromosome 9, ASM1584641v1, whole genome shotgun sequence:
CAGTACGTGCAAGCACGCATACAGACAATGTATTGCACTATAGAGACAATGTTTATTGGCTGTTATGGTGTAAAAGCAATAAATGGAAAACACTAAAAAATGTCTCAGTATAGCCTAATTATTACCATCTGGATTAAATAATGAACTTTTGGCTACATgcatttacaaattattaatgAATGTAATAGTTTTACAGGCTATTTGTAACATAGCCTGTAAAACTATTACATTACCCATTGTTATTGTCAGAGTAAAAGTGTGgctacaaataaaaccaaaaatatgGCTAATATTTATGCAAAATCTTGcttaatttaattataatatattacatttatacttCAATGTGCTAGGAAGAAGAAGTAGCGCCAGTACAGTCGAGACAATGGTAGACctattgaaaataatattaatacaataaaatcattaataaaatcataaaatcacGGTTTGTatgattaaaaaacatcaaaatgatgcCACACAAACCAAGAATTGTCTCTCATCATCTGCAGTGTGGGTACGTAACCCGAGGGGCAGTTTGCCGGTGGAGATCTCTGAAGCGAAGCAACAGGAAACACCGCTAAACACCGCGCGGGTCATCCACCGTTGTCGATGCATAGCGCCGGTTAGGCATAACAGCAGTTTTCACACGAGCTCGGTTAATGCAGGTGACGAAGTTAGTAAAAACGTGGGAAAATGCTGGAAGAGATCGCGTCTGCCTCCGCCAGGCCTTTGGATCCCGGCTCTCCACTAAGTCTTGACACCGAGTGTAGCGGAGACGGACCCGGTAGAGCCGCGGTGGATTTCCCGGTAGCTGTGGTTCTTCCAGCCGGCGGCTCCGGGGAGCGGATGGGACTGCCCACACCCAAACAATTCTGCACGATTCTCAACAGACCTCTGATCAGTTACACCATTCAAGCGTTTGAGAGGTGAGACTGTCCAGCTCGTGTTAGCACactaaaacagtttttaatacGCTAATACATGTTATTATTTGATGAATGAGAAGCAAAGCTACGGAATCATAAATGACGACGTCTGTCGCAGATTTGTGCATTGGTTTGGCTATAAAACACGTTTTTTTGGTCTATAGAGACACCTACTTCATATAGACTTTCGCAATTCTCTTAAGAGCATGTGCAGATGCTGTAAAAAGCACATGAGATATTAAATAAATCGTTTCATATTTGTATCATTTTTCACGTCTGCTTAAAGCTTCGCTGCTGTAACTGATTTTGTTGAATATTTTATACCTGACAGATGCAAACTACCTTTAGCCAATAGCGTGGGTTAGGGGCGGGACTTCCATTtccaaacttttttctttttgttcaataatgtttatgtttacaaacagcacaaaaggttcttaaacagtttgtttgttatgaaaaaagacaagaaaTATAGCTTTTTAAATAGATGCGTTGGGAAGACTTTGCACCAGTACCTTTTACTGTTCCTCATACTAAACATTGggatttaaagtattttatgcTTCCTTATTTTGTCTGTTAGATAATAAAAAGGTAATGTATAATATCGTACATTTTTGGATTGTGCGTTAGTAGTTTTTTCCTGTTTAATACTAATAATTCCACAGAAATCatttaaagcagttttaaagGTATAAATCAGTAATCACATGTCCAGCATTTGGATCGCCTGAGTGACATCCACTCTGCTTTCCCAATGCACTGTcacaataaatatgttttattaagaCATTAAACTTGGACAAATACTAGTGTTTCTTTCTAATATTTTCTTGACAGATTATCATGGATTGGAACCGTTGTTGTTGTGGTTGCTAAGGAAAACCATGACTTGATGCTGAATATCGTCCGAGAATTTCATCACACAAAGGTGAAAGTGGTACACGGAGGAACCTCCAGACACAGATCCATCTTCAATGGACTTCAGGCCTTCAGCAACAATATAGATGATTCATTGACTCCTAAACCAAAAGTGGTCATCATCCATGATGCTGTACGGCCTTTTGTGGAAGAAGATCTTTTGCTGAAAATAACCCTCGCAGCTAAAGCGGAAGGGGTTAGTTTCTATGGGAATTTCTCTTTTGAAATCATAGCATTTTTAtggctttttaatcatttttagtATGTAGTTAATGTCTAAAAAAGGTTTAGAAACCCTATTTAtgttttcatatattaaaacgGACCATATCACAGATAGCTGTCTACCCAAAGTTTATCTCAGTATTTGTattttcatactgtatatacatataaatcCTTGGATCAGAGAGTCAAGGCAGTTAGTATACAGTAATGTTAGAAAAGATTCAGATTTTGCATAAATTGAAATACACCCATGCagaatgatttattttgaaaCCCTCTCTAAAATGTTGTAATGCATCTTTAAACTGTTTGGACTGTAATCCACATATCTGGCAAATTTATGGGGTGCGTAAAAGTCAGACCATCTAAATCAGTGGAATACGCAGTCATAATGTAGACTTCAAAGATGTGTGTAgacttcctgtagctcaacttgTAAAGCAAGATGCGAGAGACGCTGAGGTCATGGGTTTAATTCCtagagaacacacacataccGATAAATGTATATACCTTAAGGCACAGTAAGCTGCTTTAGATGAAAggatctgccaaatgcattaatgtgtgTGACTAAGAAGCTGTCATATTCTATAAAATCTTCAATCAGTGGATGTTCACTAGGTAGTGCTCATCTGGACCTGATTTGCTCTCTGTTTTCCCTCATATAGGAATGACAAGCGTGGTGCAGAGAATGTGCGTTATGTTCTGAATCAGCGGTAAATCGCTGACAATAGGCAAATGTTTGCAAAGCACAACTGTCTTGAATCTGACAGCTGTACTTTGTTTAGTGAAGCATATTTAAGGTGTTattattgacagaatttttaaataTGACAGATTACGACTCCTTTAGCTTGGTTTAATGCCATCTCTGGAAGACaatcaaaatacaaataagGTACAGCATCTTGAAAGCAGAATAGTTCTGGACGAAGACGAGAAAAACCCAgcatcatttttattgtgtgtcCACTACAGGCTATTCCAATGTACATCAATCACGGCCAAAAGATAAACATGAAGTTGACATCTCTCAATGCTACTCTCAAAACAAGATTTTAGAGATGTTTTTGCTGGCTTTGATTTGTGAAATTTAAAATGCCTCCACAGAGCCTTTATGATTCTCCAAAGCAATGACAAGAGCTGGCATGTACAACCCTAATGTTTAGGAATTGCAAGAATATTAGAAGCGTTCACAAGCAAGGATATTCTTTTATGGAGAGAATCAAATCAGATTGTTTAGTGTTCGCAAATAAACACGTTTTAACACAGCATTCTCATTTTTCCACCTTTCCTTAGGCCTCGGGAGCAATTCGTCCTTTGGTGTCCACAGTTATAGCAACGACCTTGGAGGGCTACCTGGACCACTCATTGGAGAGAGCGAAATACAGAGCCAGTGAAATGCCTCAAGGATTtctttatgacatcattttccaGGCCTACCAGCGGGTATGAGCAACCCAGACACCTATATCGGTCAGCGCAAACCTCATATTTCAGCGTGCAAAGTCAAATCTTATTACAAAAGGTTCGACTGTCCTCTCTCACTACAAAGCTCAAGCTCCTTGAGATCTCCTTAGCGGATTTTATGGCGGTTTTGGGGATCTGAAGATTTATGTCTGTACATAAATAATTTCTTACAGTTGCCTCACTGAGACAAAATCTCGGAGAGTTCAAATTTTGGAGTTGTTAGCGTTTTTTGTTCATCGCCATTGAGATCTGCAtaaaccaaaaggttcttctgcTCACAGCAGCTtgagttttattattattcctgTGACATTACATTGtgtgacaaaataataaatcaaaattatTTAGTCTGGCCTGATTTACACAGAACGCTATAAAAATCCAGATTTTATTACCTCTCAAGGTTGCCTTAAAACAATGCCtctgcagaaatgttttttgttgtttttgatacAAGTTTGTCTCGTTGAAATCTTTGGCAAACCAAGGAAAGTTAAAAGCAagttttgtgccatttacaaacgttttgccattttgttttaaacggTCAGTTTTGTATATAACGTtgatatttatactttttttatacgttttttaaagggatacttcacccaataatgaaatttctgtcatcatttactcaccttcaagttgttctaaatctgtataaatgaacacagagaaagatatttggaagaatggttataaccaaacagatctagccccccattgactcccatagtaggaaaaaatatgttatcatttttttgttctgttgaacacaaaagaagacattcgGAGGAATGTAGGACGGCAAACATTTTTAGgtcacttttgaccaccattgtattttttcctactatgttagtcaagcattcttccaaatatctttccctgtgttcatccgaacaaagaaatggatgcagatttggaacaactcgaaggtgaacaaatgatgatagaattttcagttttgggtgaagtatccctttaaccagAAAACAGTTGCGGATAGAAGTGTTAACTGAAACAGTAGGATTTATAGTTCTGCTGAGAGAACCATATTTTGGATGTGGTCTCTCTGTGCTCCTGGAGAACTTTGATTTCACAATCTTGTTGTTTTTGGCCGTGACGTTGAACATTAGCGGCGGTTTCCGTGTCAATCCGCAGCTGCCCATCCTCAATTAATTGTGAATAAAGATAAGATCTTGACATGAAGAAAATACTGTAGATGACAGCTCTGAATAATGGGTCATATCAGGCCCACTGGGGTGTTACCTGACACCCCAACTTCTTCTGGAGCTTTTCTTCTCCAACCCCAACAGTGAAATGTCTTCAAAGATTTATATAGCGCTCTTTGCTTTTAAAACCCAATATTCTATGGGGTGCTTCCATCGCATGACATAAGGTAGTCCATACTTCTTTTTTTATGCAGTATTCAACGCTTTTGACGCTTTATACAAAGGGGTCATTTTGGGTGGGTGTTTTTGAGTAAGTGAGCGTTCCATAGGCAGGTTTTTTGAATGTAGCCAAAGGCCATGTGTCAAGACCCTCTCTGCGGTAGCCTCTAAATGACTAATGCCATTTCAGTTTAGTATCCATCGAGTCTGAGAGAGCTAGTGCTTTACAAAGGAATAGACATTCAACCCCACAAGGGACTATGCTTTggtgaaaagtaaaaaaaaagatgttaaatGAATGCAGAACCCAGTGAATGTTTTTCTCCATTATTGCCCTGAAATCACAGGgatctgtaagtgaaggtgtcCCCTCCACACAGGATGAAATATTGCTGTAGTTAGTGCCCTCGTGACGTCTCGGGTGGCACAGTTTAGACTTTGTAATCCACCCGCTGTCTTAGAGCGATTAGCTTCAAAGTGTGTTATCAAAATCAGAGACTCCCAATCGCAGGTTACTTTAAAACATGGTACAAAGTGTTTAGTTAAGAACTACCTGATGCTTGATACGGTAATATTTTAAAGGCCCAGAGTACAAAATGTAGTGGTATCTAGTGGTGATGCAACCAACGGGTCACTCCGTCTCAAAAGCActaaggtggctgacacaggactgagATGTcttcatgttttcgcttctttgctgaaggagataacgtatttcaTTATCACAAACAAatcacttcattatgtaagatcattatacacacacaagacagttatgtatattaaatagcatttctgtaaatagattatccaaaaacatacacattagACCTCTAGATTCTTAATATGCATTgcacttgtgtttttattgggtcgcaatgtgtaattttatttttatcatcaaTGATGGCTTTGTAAAGCATGCATTCAGTGTTCACAATACAAGTCCAAACTGCAGTGTTTGGTTCATTTCAGTCTGCTTTATCTTTTCCAGTGCAGTGAATATGACTTTGACTTTGGCACAGAATGTTTGCACTTGGCCCTGCAGTACTGTGGAACAAATGCAAAACTTATAGAAGGACCACCAACTTTGTGGAAAGTAAGATAcaagcgttttttttttgctttcagaCCTATGTGATTTACGCCATATACATTAGAGACCAAGTCTCAAAGCACACGAATCTGATTTAAAACTTCAAACAAAGCATTTGAATCTCATCAGACCTAaatcaaagaaaatatgaagGAGGAGAAAGATTAAAGACGGTGATAaaattgtaatacattttcaaacagcAAATCAGATCTTAAAAAATGCACAGTCCCACCCAGAATGAATGGGCAATTCTGCATACTTCTGCAAAGCACAGTCAACTATTTACGTaaaatctgatattttacaTCTCCTAAATGTacctatttttctttttaggttACCTACAAAAGAGATCTAGCAGCTGCAGAGGCTATTATTAAAGgtattttatgtagttttgCAGAAATAAATAACATCACCCTTATATCATGGGAATTCAATATTCCCATTTCCTGCTCTTTAAGTACACTTGAACTTGTGAAAATAAGTTTTAACTGGGAACTTCCCATTTGAAATATCTGTTAAAAATGTGTACACAGTGGACAAGTGCTTTTGTTTCATGACATGCATATGGTAGGTCAATTGTGTGCGCATATTTATGTGACTGCGCATGATGTTGGAGATCATGGAAAGTTTTCACACATTAAAATTATTGCCCTGGCTTTCTATTCAAGCAGTGCATTAGGCTACTATTGGAATGCGACCTGCAGTATTTCCAAAATGCCAACCGAGTGGAATAAATAACAAACTGCCTAAAATTTGAGTAGTCCTGCTTCTTGCTCTCCGAGGTCTCTTTGCAAAACAGATCCCTGCGGTATTATTTAAACGTTGAACGTTAGCCGGCTAAGTTTCTCTATTCCACTTTAACCTCTGGTGAAAGGTAGTGAAAGAGCTGTTTATCCTCGAGTTTAAATGCATGGGTTGAAACCAAGAACTATAATTAACTTTGATACCCTTTAATGTCTTATAAGCTTATGAACATCCTGCATGCTCAAGATACGAAGCCATTTATTGCCCAGGGGGATTTCATTTGTCTCTTGTTGAATagcaatatatattttcatgttttatttgtactCATTTTAGCACAAGCTTAAAGTTGAATCATGCATTAGCAAAACTAAATGACGCTGCCTACAAATGAATCCATTCCAAGCTTGGAGAGAAAGTATtaataaagaaagaagaaattttaaatttagaaaattaagaaataaaatttGCGATTATCTGTTAGCTGTCCCTTTGTCGTTTCCCTTTCAGAGACTCTTTCAACGTCCGCGTGTGTGATCACAGAGGCTGCTGCAGAAGCTGTTGAGTTGGCCGGAACACTCCAGAAAAATCTGACAACCCAGGGCATGGTATGATAAACATGACATGGTTTATGGTTCTGGTTGTGACTGCCCAACCTTACTGTTTAGGTAAAACATTCTCTGCTTTGGGTATCTCTATCTTAAAAGCAATTTGTCTCTGAGCCTCTCCGTCTCCATTACCCCCAGTTGAGGTTCCACGCCCCCAAATCTTTCACATGAGGTATCACAGATGGCAGGGCTCTAT
Protein-coding regions in this window:
- the crppa gene encoding D-ribitol-5-phosphate cytidylyltransferase isoform X2, whose protein sequence is MLEEIASASARPLDPGSPLSLDTECSGDGPGRAAVDFPVAVVLPAGGSGERMGLPTPKQFCTILNRPLISYTIQAFERLSWIGTVVVVVAKENHDLMLNIVREFHHTKVKVVHGGTSRHRSIFNGLQAFSNNIDDSLTPKPKVVIIHDAVRPFVEEDLLLKITLAAKAEGASGAIRPLVSTVIATTLEGYLDHSLERAKYRASEMPQGFLYDIIFQAYQRCSEYDFDFGTECLHLALQYCGTNAKLIEGPPTLWKVTYKRDLAAAEAIIKETLSTSACVITEAAAEAVELAGTLQKNLTTQGMVVTDVIPCAKESYTDCLSKSRSFIQIAVKLNTTKRSFDTQKTDELTTFMRLASEVKQANVQLYGIQIDHTKVSELWERSAARLADITVALIRDRNPALIGQLLQA
- the crppa gene encoding D-ribitol-5-phosphate cytidylyltransferase isoform X1; translated protein: MLEEIASASARPLDPGSPLSLDTECSGDGPGRAAVDFPVAVVLPAGGSGERMGLPTPKQFCTILNRPLISYTIQAFERLSWIGTVVVVVAKENHDLMLNIVREFHHTKVKVVHGGTSRHRSIFNGLQAFSNNIDDSLTPKPKVVIIHDAVRPFVEEDLLLKITLAAKAEGASGAIRPLVSTVIATTLEGYLDHSLERAKYRASEMPQGFLYDIIFQAYQRCSEYDFDFGTECLHLALQYCGTNAKLIEGPPTLWKVTYKRDLAAAEAIIKETLSTSACVITEAAAEAVELAGTLQKNLTTQGMVVTDVIPCAKESYTDCLSKSRSFIQIAVNGSNISGVLEMVKHFENTRHAHLYPIVVVWVKLNTTKRSFDTQKTDELTTFMRLASEVKQANVQLYGIQIDHTKVSELWERSAARLADITVALIRDRNPALIGQLLQA
- the crppa gene encoding D-ribitol-5-phosphate cytidylyltransferase isoform X3, with amino-acid sequence MLEEIASASARPLDPGSPLSLDTECSGDGPGRAAVDFPVAVVLPAGGSGERMGLPTPKQFCTILNRPLISYTIQAFERLSWIGTVVVVVAKENHDLMLNIVREFHHTKVKVVHGGTSRHRSIFNGLQAFSNNIDDSLTPKPKVVIIHDAVRPFVEEDLLLKITLAAKAEGASGAIRPLVSTVIATTLEGYLDHSLERAKYRASEMPQGFLYDIIFQAYQRVTYKRDLAAAEAIIKETLSTSACVITEAAAEAVELAGTLQKNLTTQGMVVTDVIPCAKESYTDCLSKSRSFIQIAVNGSNISGVLEMVKHFENTRHAHLYPIVVVWVKLNTTKRSFDTQKTDELTTFMRLASEVKQANVQLYGIQIDHTKVSELWERSAARLADITVALIRDRNPALIGQLLQA